The following nucleotide sequence is from Rhodobacter sp. CZR27.
AGGAACGACGAGGTGAAGCAGCTGGTCGCGGATGCCCGCCTCGAGATGGACCCGGCGAAGCGCGAGGCGCTGTATACCCGCATCCAGGAACTGGCCAAGGCCGACACCCACTGGATCGACCTCTACTACAGCCCCTACATTAACGTCACCCGCGCCAATATCGAGAACTTCCACCAGAACCCGCTGGGCCGCTTCTTCCTCGAGGCGACGGTCAAGAACTGACGCGATGCGCGGCCCCGGTCAGGGGCCGCGCACCGCCTGCCGGCCGGGGGCAAGCGTCGGCCGGGCGCGGCTTCAGGCCGGCAGGTAGTCGATGTTGCGCGCCAGCCAGCAGCCGAGGCGGAGGCCCGCCACCCGCCCGCCCTCGTCGCGGCGGACCTGAAGCGTCCAGTCGCCCGGCGCGGGCGCATCCATCGAGCGGCGCGTGGTGACGACCCAGACGTCCGGCCCCACCGGGTGCATCCGCTCCATCGGCCCGGTCCCGAGCATGCCCTCGAACCCGGCATAGCAGCCACCGTCGCGCGCCTCGATCACCATGTCGGCCTCAAGCTCGGCCGAGCGGTAGCGGCCGGCGATGTCACGGGCATCCGCCACCTCGACCGCGGGCAAGGCGGGCGCCCGCACCGTCAGGTGATCGGCAGTCCGATCCATCACCAGCACATCGCCGTCGCGCCGCAGCGTCACGCCCGGCCCCGAGGCCACCCCCGCCGCGACCGTCAGCCGGTCGGAGGCAGTGGCGAAGCGCAGCTCGAGCCCCGCCGCATCCTCGGCCACGCGCAGCAGAAGCCCGCTGTCGGGATCGAGCCATTGGCCCGCCCAGCCCTCCGGCCGCTCGCCCGCGGGTGCGACATGCCCCAGCGCCGCCGCCAGCAGCGACGAGGCCGCAGCGTGCGCGCTGGCCTCGTGGTTGAACATCACCACCACCGAGAGCCGCGCGTCCGCCGTGTGGAACCGCTGCGCGCGGAAGCCGCGCAGCGCGCCGCCGTGCCCCGTGACGCGCACCCCCGCCACGGTCTCGTGCGACAGGCCGTAGCCATAGCTCGCGGGCGTGCCGTCGGCATAGCCGGGCGGGACCGAGATCCGACGATAGAGGCTGGCCTCATCCTCGCGCGTGGCATCGATCCACCGCTCATAGGCCAGCATGTCCCGAAGCGACGCCGAGATGCCCGCGTCGCCGATCCAGTAGATCCCGTTGTCGGCCGGAAAGAAGCCCGTGGCGTCGCTGCCCTCGTAGCCCACGACCGCGTCGGCGGGATGACGGGTGTCGGACGTCAGCTCGGCCGTGGCCATGCCGGCGGGGCCGAAGATCCGCTCGGCATAAAGGTCGGGAAGGGCGCGGCCGGTCTCGGCCTCGATCAGCTCGGAAACGATGCGGAAGTTGCAGTTGCAATAGGAATAGGCGGTGCCGGGCGGAAAGTGGCCCGTCTTCATCCGCGCGATCAGCGGCAGCGCATCCTCGCGGCGGAAGGTCTGGCTGGCCTCGGCGCCCTGAAGCACGGTCAGCGCCCAGTAGTCGCGCAGCCCCGACTGGTTGTCGCAAAGCTGCCGCACCGTCGGAAGCGGACCGTCGAAGGCGGGCAGGAACGCCGCCACACGCGCATCCAGCCGCGCCGGATCGCCTACTGCGTCCAGAAGGACCGCGCAAGTGAACTGCTTCGAGATCGAACAGATCGGCAGGCGCGTCGCGGCCTCCATCGGCCGGCGCGCGGTCAGGTCGGCGTAACCCCAGGCACGGGCCGCCACCACCTCGCCGCGCCAGACGACGCCCGCCACGCCGCCCGGGCCCCGGAACCGCTGCGGCAGCGCGTCCAGCGCCCGGTTCAGCGCGTCGAGATCCAGATCCGTCATGATGCTCCTCGCTTCGTTTGCCCCGAGAGTGGCCGAGACGCGGGTGCGCTGCAACGGCCCTTCGGGGTTCCATTCCGGCCCCGCGACCGGATAGGTTCGGCCTGACGGTCCGGCCCCGGCCGGGCACTGACGAGGAAAGGCCCCTCATGACCTGGAAGACCGCCCACCGCTCGTTCTACTATCAGGGCGCCCCCGAGCCCGAGGATCCGGTGCTGCTGCCCGGCAAGGTGGCGCTGCTGGTGATCGACGTGCAGAACACCTATCTTGAACAGCCCGACCCGGTGGCCGAGCCCGAGCGCGCCGCCGCATGGGCTCCGTTCCACGCGCGGATGCGCGGCACCGTCATCCCGAACGTCGCGCGGCTGATCGGGGCGTTCCGCGCGCGCGGGCTGGACGTGCTGTTCGCCCGCATCGCCTGCCAGCTTCACGACGGGCGCGACCGCTCGCTGAGCCAGCGCAAGCCGGGCTGGAACAACCTGCTGCTGCCCAAGGACGAACATGCCTCGCAGATCGTGCCCGAGCTTGCGCCGCGCGGCGACGAGATCGTGGTCACCAAGACCACCGACAGCGCGCTGACGGGCACGAACCTGCGGCTGATCCTGACCAACCTGGGCATCACCCATGTCGTCTGCACCGGCATCTTCACCGACCAGTGCGTGTCCTCGACCGTGCGCAGCCTTGCCGACGAGAGTTTCGACGTGATCGTCGTCTCGGATGCCTGCGCAGCGGGGAGCGACGCGCTGCACGACCGCGAGCTTGAGGTGCTGAACATGATCTACGCTTCGGTCATGAGCAGCGAGGAGCTTCTGGGCTTCCTGCCGGGCTGACGACCGCACCGACGCCGTCCGCGCCAGTCCCTCCGGTGGGGGCTTGGGCTCCTCCGGCGTCCGCCGCCGTCGGAGAAGGCGGAGGTACGTTTCTGCGTCCTCCCGGGCTTCGCCCAAGACAAGTCCGATCTCCACATGCGCCGTGCGCCGAGGGGGCCGGGGTCGGCCGGAAGATCGCGCCTTCCCGCGCCGTCAGCGGCGCCGCCCCTGCGTCACCGGGTGAAGGCCTGGACGTTGCCGGCGTCGACGTTGAGGATGTTGCCGGTGGACTTCGCCGACAGGTCCGAGGCAAGGAAATAGACGCCCTCGGCCACATCCTCCGGCAGCACGGCCCGCTTCAGCATCGACCGCTGGCGATACATCTCCTCGAGCCCCTGCTTGTCGGTGCCATAGGTCGCTGCGCGCTGGTCGAGCCACTCGCCCGACCAGATCCTCGAGCCGCGCAGCACCGCATCGGGGTTGACCACGTTGACACGAATGCCCGCCTCGGCCCCTTCGAGGGCAAGGCAGCGGGCAAGGTGGATCTCGGCCGCCTTGGCGGTGCAGTAGGCGCTCGCGTTGGGGCTGGCGGCGAGGCCGTTCTTCGAGGCCACGAAGACCACCGAGCCGCCGATCCCCTGTGCCCGGAACAGCCGGAACGCCTCGCGGCTGACGAGGAAGTAGCCGGTGGACAGGATGTCCATGTTCCGGTTCCAGAGCGCGAGCGTCGTCTGTTCGATCGGCGCGGACGAGGCGATGCCGGCATTCGACACGAGGATGTCGATGCCGCCGAACTCGGCCGCGGCCTCGGCATGGGCGCGGATCACCTGCGCCTCGTCCGTGACGTTCATCGCCACGCCCCGCACCACGTCGCCTCCGTGCCGCGCGGCCAGCGCCTCGCGCGTCGCTTCCAGCGCCTCGGCGTTGATGTCGGTCAGCACCACGCAGGCGCCCTCGCGCAGCAGGCGGTCCGCCGTGGCCGAGCCGATGCCCCCCGCCGCCCCGGTAACGAGCGCCACGCGACCGGCAAGGCTTTTCGGCTTCGGCATCCGCTGCAGCTTGGCCTCCTCCAGCAGCCAGTATTCGATGTCGAACGCCTCCTGCTCGGGCAGGCCGCGATAGGTCGAGACCGAGGAGGCGCCGCGCATCACGTTGATCGCGTTGACATAGAACTCGCCCGAGATGCGTGCCGTCGCCTTGTCGAGCGCGAAGGTGATCATGCCGACGCCCGGCACCAGATAGACCACGGCGTTGGGATCGCGCAGCGCGGGGCTGTCGGCATGGCGGCAGCGGGCGTAGTAGGCCGCGTAGTCGTCGCGGTAGGCCGCGACCGCCTCGGCGAGACCGGCGATGGTCCGGTCGAGGTCGGGGTTCAAGGGGTCGAAGTCCACCACCAGCGGCCGGATCTTGGTCCGCAGGAAATGGTCGGGGCAGGAGGTGCCGAGCGGCGCGAGGCTTTCGAGCGCGTTCGAGCCGACGAATTCGAGCACGGCCGGCTGGTCGTCGAAATGGCCGACCTTGTGCCGCTCCGTCGAGATCAGGCCGCGGATCACGGGCATCAGCCGCGCCGCAATGGCGCGGCGCTGGTCGGCCGGCAGGGTGGGGACCTTCGGCCCGCCGAAGGCCGCGGTGCCGGCGGTCCTCGCCTCGAGCCACGCCGCCGCCCGTTTGATGACATCGAGCGTCGTCAGGTAGCAGTCCTTTGCATCGTCGGCCCAGGTGAAGAGGCCGTGGCTTTCCAGCACGCAGCCCTTCGCCTGCGGGTTCTCGGTCGCGAAGTTCTCCAGCCACAGGCCCAGCTCGAATCCGGGGCGCTTCCACGGCAGCCAGCCTATCTCGTCGCCGAAGATCTCGGCCGTCAGCTCCCGCGAGTTGACCGAGGCCGCGATGGCGATGATGGCGTCGGAATGCACGTGGTCGACGTGGCGCCTCGGCACATAGGCGTGCAGCGGCGTGTCGATCGAGGCCGCGCGCGGGTTCAGGTCAAAGGTGCAGTGGGGCAGGTAGCCCACCATCTCGTCCTCGTGGTCCACCCCGCGATAGCGGCCCTTCAGGGCCTGAAGCTTCTCCATGTAGAGGGTCGAGAACCCGTCCATCCCCATCGAGCCGATGTCGCCGCCCGAGCCCTTTACCCAGAGCACCTCGACCCTTCCGCCGGTCAGCGGGTCGGTCTCCATCACCTTGGCCGAGGTGTTGCCGCCACCGTAATTCGTCACCCGCTTGTCCGAGCCGAGCAGGTTCGAGCGGTAGAGCAGCTTCTGCGGCTCGGTCATGGCCGCCGCCTCCGCGTCGTCCCACAGGCTCTCGAGTCTCGTCGCGGTCATCCCGTCCTCCCCATCGCGCGGGCCGGACCCGGGCTTCTTGCCGATCATCATGGGAAGTTGCGCCGCAGTGTCAATCATAAACGATCACGTGCAGTCGAAGATGATCGAATGATCCCCATGCGCGCGGATCGATGATTGACTATGATTGGAACCCTCCTCAATCTGCGGCTCATGGGAGGGACTTCGATGCACGAGACCGAGCGTCACCGGATCATCCTGTCGGCGGTTCAGGAGCGCCCCGTGGTCACGGTGCCCGAGCTTTGCCAGATGACCGGCGCGTCCGAGGCCACGATCCGCCGCGACATCGCGGGGCTGCATGTGCAGAAGAAGCTGCGCCGGGTGCGCGGCGGCGCCGAGGCGGTGGCGCCTCCCGGCTTCGTCGGCATCAACGCACGCCCCTTCGCGATGCAGGAAACGCTCCGTGCGCCCGAGAAGCGTGCCATTGCGCGGGCGGCGGTGGATCTTTGCGACGACGGCGACGCCATCATCGTCAACGGGGGAACGACGACCTTCCAGATGGTCCACCCGCTGACGACGAAGCGGCTGCAGGTCTTCACCAACAGCTTCCCCATCGCCGAGCATCTGCTGAAGCATTCGAAGAACACGGTCCTGCTGCCCGCCGGCGTGATCTACCGCGAGCAGAACATCATCCTGTCGCCCTTCGACGACGACGGCAGCCGGCACTTCCATGCCCGGCGGATGTTCATGGGCTGCCGCGGCCTTGGTCCCCTTGGGCTGATGGAGGGCGACCCGCTGCTGATCCAGGCCGAGCAGAAGCTGATCGGGCAGGCGGACGAACTGATCGTGCTGGCCGACAGCTCCAAGTTCGCGCAGGGGTCGAGCCTGGTGCTCTGCCCGCTGGCGCGTATCCACACCGTCGTCACCGACGACGGGATCGACGACCGCGCCGCCCGGATGCTGGAGGCGGCGGAGGTGCGGCTGATCGTGGCCGAGGTGCCCGCCGCCGACCGCCGCCGGCAGAAGGGCTGACGACGCCATGCCCGGACAGCAGCCGAGATCGAACGCCGAAACCGTGACGCGCGTCGCCGTCATCGACATCGGCAAGACCAATGCCAAGCTCGCGCTCGTGGAGGGTGACACCCTGCGAGAGGTTGCCGTCGTCAGCCGCCCGAACACGGTTCGCCCGGGGCCCCCCTGGCCGCATTTCGACCTCGAGGGTCACTGGGAGTTCCTGCTTCACCATCTGGCGGCCTTCCATGCCGCGCATGGCGTCGATGCCATATCGGTGACGACGCACGGGGCATCGGTGGTGCTGCTGGATGCATCGGGCGGGCTGGCGGCGCCGATGCTCGACTACGAGAACCCGGGGCCGGACGCCTTGGCGGCGGGCTACGACGCGATCCGCCCGCCCTTCGCCGAAACCGGCTCGCCACGGCTGCCGATGGGGCTGAACGTGGGGGCGCAGCTGTTCTGGCTGTTCGAGACGCAACCCGGGCTTCGCACAGCCGTCGCCCATGTGCTGACCTATCCGCAATACTGGGGCTTCCGGCTGACCGGAGAGCTGGCGAGCGATGTCACCTCGCTCGGCTGCCATACGGATCTCTGGAACCCCTGGGAGGGGCGGCTGTCCTCACTGGTCGACCGGCTGGGGCTGGCGGACCGGATTGCCCCCGTCCGACGGTCCGGGGACGTGCTGGGAACGCTGCGGGGCGACCTCGCCGCGCGGACGGGGCTGCGTCGGGGAACGCCCGTCGCGGTCGGCATCCACGATTCCAACGCCTCGCTTCATCCTTATGTTCTGGGCCGGCAGTCGCCCTTCGCCGTCGTCTCGACCGGCACATGGGTCGTGGCGATGGCCATCGGCGGCGCGGCCACCCGGCTGGACCCGGCCCGCGACGTGCTGGTCAACGTGAATGCCTTCGGCGCGCCCGTGCCTTCGGCGCGCTTCATGGGCGGGCGGGAATACGAGGTCATCCGCGCCGGATCGACGGCGGTGCCGAGCGACGCGGATCGCAGGGCGGCGCTTTCCCGCCGGGTGGCGATCCTGCCCTCGGTCGAGCCCGGCTCCGGTCCGTTCCCGGGCCGCAGGATGCGCTGGACGGACGCGCCTGCGACCGAGGGCGAGCGGCTGGTCGCCCTGTCGTGGTATCTGGCGCTGATGACCGGGACCTGTCTCGACCTCGTCGGCGCGCGCGGACCCGTGATCGTCGAGGGGCCTTTCGGCGGCAATCCGGACTATCTCGACATGCTCGCGAGTTGCGTCGGAGCGGTGGAGGTCGCGACCTCGGCCACCGGCACCTCGGCCGGCGCGGCTCTCCTCTGCCTCGGGACGGCGCCTCGGGTCGTGACCAGACGGGTCGAGACACGCGCCGACGTTTCGCTGCTGCGGGACTATGCGGCCGAATGGCATCGCCGGGCATGAAGGGCCAGCGGCGCGCGATCCACCGGGACCGGGCAGGGGTGCCGCCCTGCAGGTGCCGCAAGGATGGCGGTTCCGCGCATCAGGGCTCCCACCCGCCCTGATCCTTGCGCCTTCGTCTGTCCGGCAGGGCGGGGGCGCCGATTTCTCCGGGGCTTGCGGGGCCGCG
It contains:
- a CDS encoding DeoR/GlpR family DNA-binding transcription regulator, translated to MHETERHRIILSAVQERPVVTVPELCQMTGASEATIRRDIAGLHVQKKLRRVRGGAEAVAPPGFVGINARPFAMQETLRAPEKRAIARAAVDLCDDGDAIIVNGGTTTFQMVHPLTTKRLQVFTNSFPIAEHLLKHSKNTVLLPAGVIYREQNIILSPFDDDGSRHFHARRMFMGCRGLGPLGLMEGDPLLIQAEQKLIGQADELIVLADSSKFAQGSSLVLCPLARIHTVVTDDGIDDRAARMLEAAEVRLIVAEVPAADRRRQKG
- a CDS encoding bifunctional rhamnulose-1-phosphate aldolase/short-chain dehydrogenase, coding for MTATRLESLWDDAEAAAMTEPQKLLYRSNLLGSDKRVTNYGGGNTSAKVMETDPLTGGRVEVLWVKGSGGDIGSMGMDGFSTLYMEKLQALKGRYRGVDHEDEMVGYLPHCTFDLNPRAASIDTPLHAYVPRRHVDHVHSDAIIAIAASVNSRELTAEIFGDEIGWLPWKRPGFELGLWLENFATENPQAKGCVLESHGLFTWADDAKDCYLTTLDVIKRAAAWLEARTAGTAAFGGPKVPTLPADQRRAIAARLMPVIRGLISTERHKVGHFDDQPAVLEFVGSNALESLAPLGTSCPDHFLRTKIRPLVVDFDPLNPDLDRTIAGLAEAVAAYRDDYAAYYARCRHADSPALRDPNAVVYLVPGVGMITFALDKATARISGEFYVNAINVMRGASSVSTYRGLPEQEAFDIEYWLLEEAKLQRMPKPKSLAGRVALVTGAAGGIGSATADRLLREGACVVLTDINAEALEATREALAARHGGDVVRGVAMNVTDEAQVIRAHAEAAAEFGGIDILVSNAGIASSAPIEQTTLALWNRNMDILSTGYFLVSREAFRLFRAQGIGGSVVFVASKNGLAASPNASAYCTAKAAEIHLARCLALEGAEAGIRVNVVNPDAVLRGSRIWSGEWLDQRAATYGTDKQGLEEMYRQRSMLKRAVLPEDVAEGVYFLASDLSAKSTGNILNVDAGNVQAFTR
- a CDS encoding FGGY-family carbohydrate kinase, with protein sequence MPGQQPRSNAETVTRVAVIDIGKTNAKLALVEGDTLREVAVVSRPNTVRPGPPWPHFDLEGHWEFLLHHLAAFHAAHGVDAISVTTHGASVVLLDASGGLAAPMLDYENPGPDALAAGYDAIRPPFAETGSPRLPMGLNVGAQLFWLFETQPGLRTAVAHVLTYPQYWGFRLTGELASDVTSLGCHTDLWNPWEGRLSSLVDRLGLADRIAPVRRSGDVLGTLRGDLAARTGLRRGTPVAVGIHDSNASLHPYVLGRQSPFAVVSTGTWVVAMAIGGAATRLDPARDVLVNVNAFGAPVPSARFMGGREYEVIRAGSTAVPSDADRRAALSRRVAILPSVEPGSGPFPGRRMRWTDAPATEGERLVALSWYLALMTGTCLDLVGARGPVIVEGPFGGNPDYLDMLASCVGAVEVATSATGTSAGAALLCLGTAPRVVTRRVETRADVSLLRDYAAEWHRRA
- a CDS encoding D-aminopeptidase; translated protein: MTDLDLDALNRALDALPQRFRGPGGVAGVVWRGEVVAARAWGYADLTARRPMEAATRLPICSISKQFTCAVLLDAVGDPARLDARVAAFLPAFDGPLPTVRQLCDNQSGLRDYWALTVLQGAEASQTFRREDALPLIARMKTGHFPPGTAYSYCNCNFRIVSELIEAETGRALPDLYAERIFGPAGMATAELTSDTRHPADAVVGYEGSDATGFFPADNGIYWIGDAGISASLRDMLAYERWIDATREDEASLYRRISVPPGYADGTPASYGYGLSHETVAGVRVTGHGGALRGFRAQRFHTADARLSVVVMFNHEASAHAAASSLLAAALGHVAPAGERPEGWAGQWLDPDSGLLLRVAEDAAGLELRFATASDRLTVAAGVASGPGVTLRRDGDVLVMDRTADHLTVRAPALPAVEVADARDIAGRYRSAELEADMVIEARDGGCYAGFEGMLGTGPMERMHPVGPDVWVVTTRRSMDAPAPGDWTLQVRRDEGGRVAGLRLGCWLARNIDYLPA
- a CDS encoding cysteine hydrolase family protein yields the protein MTWKTAHRSFYYQGAPEPEDPVLLPGKVALLVIDVQNTYLEQPDPVAEPERAAAWAPFHARMRGTVIPNVARLIGAFRARGLDVLFARIACQLHDGRDRSLSQRKPGWNNLLLPKDEHASQIVPELAPRGDEIVVTKTTDSALTGTNLRLILTNLGITHVVCTGIFTDQCVSSTVRSLADESFDVIVVSDACAAGSDALHDRELEVLNMIYASVMSSEELLGFLPG